From one Dryobates pubescens isolate bDryPub1 chromosome 2, bDryPub1.pri, whole genome shotgun sequence genomic stretch:
- the LOC128898017 gene encoding circumsporozoite protein-like: MSEFSQLIVCLRILAWRLAGQQGARRLAGQWEACRLAGQREAWRLAGQRGARRLAGQPGARRLAGQPGAWRQAGQPGARRLAGQRGAWRQAGQPGAWRQAGQRGARRLAGQRGARRLAGQRGARRLAGQRGARRLAGQPGARRLAGQPGARRLAGQRGARRLAGQRGARRLAGQRGARRLAGQRGAWRLAGQREAWRKSRQVLKKCKLNRS; the protein is encoded by the exons ATGTCTGAATTCAGCCAGTTAATAGTCTGCTT GAGAATCCTTGCCTGGAGGCTGGCCGGTCAGCAGGGGGCCCGGAGGCTGGCCGGTCAGTGGGAGGCCTGCAGGCTGGCCGGTCAGCGGGAGGCCTGGAGGCTGGCCGGTCAGCGGGGGGCCCGGAGGCTGGCCGGTCAGCCGGGGGCCCGGAGGCTGGCCGGTCAGCCGGGGGCCTGGAGGCAGGCCGGTCAGCCGGGGGCCCGGAGGCTGGCCGGTCAGCGGGGGGCCTGGAGGCAGGCCGGTCAGCCGGGGGCCTGGAGGCAGGCCGGTCAGCGGGGGGCCCGGAGGCTGGCCGGTCAGCGGGGGGCCCGGAGGCTGGCCGGTCAGCGGGGGGCCCGGAGGCTGGCCGGTCAGCGGGGGGCCCGGAGGCTGGCCGGTCAGCCGGGGGCCCGGAGGCTGGCCGGTCAGCCGGGGGCCCGGAGGCTGGCCGGTCAGCGGGGGGCCCGGAGGCTGGCCGGTCAGCGGGGGGCCCGGAGGCTGGCCGGTCAGCGGGGGGCCCGGAGGCTGGCCGGTCAGCGGGGGGCCTGGAGGCTGGCCGGTCAGCGGGAGGCCTGGAGAAAGAGCAGACAGGTCCTGAAGAAATGCAAGTTAAATAGGTCCTAA
- the B3GAT2 gene encoding galactosylgalactosylxylosylprotein 3-beta-glucuronosyltransferase 2, whose translation MKSLLFSRFLLLLPWVLIVIIVLDIDSSRAPLPALAPRGGGSNNGGSRPAAGRPPPERRGSEAALPTIYAITPTYSRPVQKAELTRLANTFRQVARLHWILVEDAATRSELVSRFVAAAGLPCTHLHVPTPRRYKRPGLPRATEQRNAGLAWLRQRHQHLPPPQPGVLFFADDDNTYSLELFQEMRTTRKVSVWPVGLVGGRRYERPVVENGKVVGWYTGWRADRPFAIDMAGFAVSLQVILSHPKAVFKRRGSQPGMQESDFLKQITTVEELEPKANNCTKVLVWHTRTEKVNLANEPKYHLDTVNIEV comes from the exons ATGAAGTCCCTGCTCTTCAGCcgcttcctgctcctgctgccctgggtgctcatCGTCATCATCGTGCTGGACATCGACAGCAGTCGGGCGCCGCTGCCCGCCTTGGCACcccgcggcggcggcagcaaCAACGGAGGATCCCGTCCGGCGGCGGGCCGGCCGCCCCCTGAGCGGCGGGGGTCCGAGGCGGCGCTGCCCACCATCTATGCCATCACGCCCACCTACAGCCGCCCGGTGCAGAAGGCCGAGCTCACCCGCTTGGCCAACACCTTCCGGCAGGTGGCGCGGCTCCACTGGATCCTGGTGGAGGACGCGGCGACGCGCAGCGAACTGGTGAGCCGCTTCGTAGCGGCCGCCGGCCTGCCCTGCACCCACCTGCACGTCCCCACGCCCCGCCGGTACAAGCGGCCGGGGCTGCCCCGAGCTACCGAGCAGCGCAACGCCGGCCTGGCATGGCTGCGTCAGAGGCACCAGCACCTCCCGCCCCCACAGCCCGGGGTGCTCTTCTTCGCCGACGACGACAACACCTACAGTCTGGAGCTCTTCCAGGAG ATGCGTACGACGCGGAAGGTCTCCGTCTGGCCTGTGGGACTGGTGGGAGGACGACGCTACGAGCGGCCGGTCGTGGAGAACGGCAAAGTGGTGGGCTGGTacactggctggagagctgacagGCCCTTTGCTATTGACATGGCAG GATTCGCTGTGAGTCTTCAAGTGATTCTGTCACATCCCAAAGCCGTCTTCAAGCGCCGTGGTTCTCAACCAGGAATGCAAGAATCTGACTTCCTGAAACAGATAACAAcagtggaggagctggagccaaaAGCCAACAACTGCACCAAG GTCCTTGTGTGGCACACTCGGACAGAGAAAGTCAATCTAGCTAATGAGCCAAAATACCACCTGGACACAGTCAACATTGAGGTATGA